In Nostoc sp. UHCC 0926, a single genomic region encodes these proteins:
- a CDS encoding FAD-dependent oxidoreductase: MVKKVVIVGAGPCGLLLAHYLLSRGDKYEIDIYERRSDPRIVSFSTSRTYPISLNERGMRALRKIKGLEEAVKSRSLEVTGTIFHQKNGKTRLRPRNKSLFTLDRTSLAIVLLENFNQKSNNSKLNLNFNCQCTSVDFVAKTITLKNVVEASLVGGKREFTIDYDVLIGADGANSQIRENFVDTKNFECEQKYVPNDYKSIFLPRPNENSGINLEQGKIHSWILNDSTLIVLLHQQDGSMSGVVLFLHKKNQIVNLSNTEEVLTFFQKNFPEIYQMMPKEEAEAFLTRPVSRILTIRCNRYHQGDSVLLIGDAAHAVSSSIGQGCNAALEDVILFDNLLDEYSDNIGEVVEQFTVRRKQDAHALVELGDNAFPSTMGLFIEFIFRESIINTLHKLFPHRFSPSLSELIFETVVPYSEILNSYKGWISKVKKSNAKLSTNL, translated from the coding sequence ATGGTCAAGAAAGTAGTTATTGTAGGTGCTGGACCTTGCGGACTTCTGCTTGCTCACTACTTGTTAAGTCGTGGCGACAAATACGAAATCGACATTTATGAACGTCGCAGCGACCCTAGAATTGTTTCATTCTCTACATCCAGAACCTACCCTATCTCTCTGAATGAAAGAGGAATGAGAGCTTTAAGAAAAATTAAGGGTTTAGAGGAAGCGGTCAAATCCAGAAGTTTGGAGGTGACAGGAACGATTTTTCACCAAAAAAACGGTAAGACACGGTTGAGGCCAAGAAATAAATCTCTCTTTACGCTTGACCGCACTAGCTTGGCAATTGTGCTACTAGAAAATTTCAACCAAAAGTCCAACAACAGTAAACTCAACCTGAACTTCAACTGTCAATGTACTTCTGTGGATTTTGTGGCAAAGACAATAACATTGAAAAATGTTGTCGAAGCTTCTCTGGTTGGAGGAAAACGTGAGTTCACTATTGACTATGACGTGTTAATAGGTGCAGATGGAGCAAATTCTCAGATAAGAGAGAATTTTGTTGATACGAAAAACTTTGAGTGCGAGCAGAAATATGTCCCTAATGACTATAAATCGATTTTCCTCCCTCGTCCCAATGAAAATTCAGGTATCAACCTGGAACAGGGCAAAATTCATTCTTGGATACTAAACGATAGTACGCTGATAGTACTACTACATCAACAAGATGGAAGCATGAGTGGAGTCGTTTTATTTCTCCATAAAAAAAATCAGATAGTTAATCTTTCCAACACAGAAGAAGTTCTGACATTTTTTCAAAAGAATTTCCCAGAAATTTATCAGATGATGCCTAAGGAAGAAGCTGAAGCTTTCCTTACTAGACCTGTATCGAGAATTTTAACAATTCGTTGTAACCGTTATCACCAAGGTGATAGTGTGCTACTCATCGGGGATGCAGCACATGCCGTATCTTCCTCTATTGGTCAAGGTTGCAATGCGGCACTTGAAGATGTTATCTTGTTTGACAACCTTTTAGACGAGTATTCTGACAATATTGGAGAGGTTGTTGAACAATTTACTGTTCGCCGTAAGCAAGATGCTCACGCCTTAGTTGAGCTTGGGGATAACGCATTTCCCTCGACTATGGGATTGTTTATTGAGTTTATCTTCAGGGAAAGTATTATCAATACTCTGCACAAACTGTTTCCCCATCGCTTCTCACCTTCACTATCTGAGCTAATATTTGAAACCGTAGTTCCCTATTCAGAAATTTTGAACTCATACAAAGGTTGGATATCCAAAGTTAAAAAATCAAACGCCAAATTGTCAACTAACTTGTAG
- a CDS encoding M16 family metallopeptidase, translating into MQRYKVKGKKRMVFKIQNGKGFIYALVAVFACLLLTCNFSLAATAQAKHYTELQLPPLPEIKLPKYERFVLQNGLVVYLMEDHELPLVNGTAFVRTGNRLEPLEKIGLAGFTGAVMRTGGTKKHSADELNEILEQRAASVEVGIAEASGSASFDALSEDLETVFGLFAEVLRSPVFAQEKLDLAKTQAKGGIARRNDDPDSIASREFKKLIYGKNSPYARTIEYATVDQVSREDLLKFYQQYFHPNNMILGIVGDFNAKKMRSLVQAKFGDWNRNPGIAKPTLPKVSPANTGGVFFVNQPQLTQSSVLIGHLGGRFDNPDYAALDVLNGVLNGFGGRLFNEVRSRQGLAYSVYGQWSPRYDYPGMFIAGGQTRSDATVQFVKALQAEIKRIQTQRVTAKELAFAKESTLNSFVFNFQDPSQTLSRLMRYEYYGYPADFLFRYQKAVAATTAADVQRVAREYLKPERIVTLVVGNQTAIQPPLTQLAAQVTPIDVTIPGLRPQAK; encoded by the coding sequence ATGCAGAGGTACAAGGTGAAGGGTAAAAAGCGGATGGTGTTCAAGATTCAAAATGGCAAGGGGTTTATTTATGCTTTGGTTGCAGTTTTTGCGTGTCTACTTTTAACTTGTAACTTTTCTCTGGCGGCGACGGCACAAGCAAAGCATTATACTGAGTTGCAGTTGCCACCGCTACCTGAGATTAAGTTACCCAAGTATGAGCGGTTTGTTCTCCAAAATGGCTTGGTTGTCTATTTAATGGAGGATCACGAGTTACCGTTGGTGAATGGGACGGCATTTGTGCGGACAGGGAATCGCTTGGAACCACTGGAAAAAATCGGTTTAGCTGGTTTTACAGGCGCAGTAATGCGAACTGGGGGAACTAAGAAGCATTCGGCTGATGAACTCAACGAGATATTGGAACAACGGGCGGCATCTGTAGAAGTTGGTATTGCTGAAGCTTCTGGTAGTGCAAGCTTTGACGCACTCAGTGAAGATTTAGAAACGGTGTTTGGGCTGTTTGCCGAGGTGCTGCGATCGCCAGTATTTGCTCAAGAAAAGCTAGACTTAGCTAAGACACAAGCTAAGGGTGGCATTGCCCGTCGCAATGACGATCCAGATAGTATTGCTAGTCGAGAATTTAAGAAATTGATCTATGGGAAAAATAGTCCCTATGCTCGCACGATAGAGTATGCAACGGTAGATCAGGTTTCCCGTGAGGATTTGCTCAAGTTCTATCAGCAATATTTCCACCCCAATAATATGATTTTAGGGATTGTGGGGGATTTTAATGCGAAGAAAATGCGATCGCTCGTTCAAGCAAAGTTTGGCGACTGGAACCGCAACCCAGGTATTGCTAAACCGACATTACCAAAGGTTTCGCCAGCTAATACAGGTGGAGTCTTTTTTGTCAATCAGCCACAACTAACACAAAGTAGTGTGCTTATCGGGCATTTAGGCGGACGGTTCGACAATCCCGATTATGCGGCGCTGGATGTATTAAATGGGGTGTTAAATGGGTTTGGTGGACGCTTATTTAATGAAGTGCGATCGCGTCAAGGTTTAGCTTACTCTGTTTATGGGCAGTGGAGTCCCCGCTACGACTATCCTGGCATGTTTATTGCTGGTGGACAAACGCGATCGGATGCTACTGTGCAGTTTGTCAAAGCTTTACAAGCTGAAATCAAGCGCATCCAAACTCAAAGAGTAACAGCAAAAGAACTGGCTTTTGCCAAAGAGTCTACACTCAACTCCTTTGTATTCAACTTTCAAGACCCCAGCCAGACCTTATCACGGTTGATGCGATACGAATATTACGGCTATCCTGCTGATTTTCTCTTTCGCTATCAAAAAGCCGTCGCCGCCACCACCGCCGCTGATGTGCAACGGGTAGCACGAGAATACCTCAAGCCAGAAAGGATTGTGACTCTAGTCGTGGGCAATCAAACCGCCATTCAACCGCCATTGACGCAGCTAGCAGCACAGGTGACACCAATAGATGTAACGATTCCTGGTTTGCGACCACAGGCGAAGTAA
- a CDS encoding M16 family metallopeptidase has product MDSLDKVFVRLRRLFVTLLALIVLWWGLLPEIALAQTQTALLQAAKTQTPPIQSSIQPYLDRVIKQLTEFRLDNGLKFIVLERHQAPVVSFLTYANVGGVDESDGKTGVAHFLEHLAFKGTTRIGTQDYKAEKPLLERLQQLDTQIKTAKAEGKKDEVARLETEFKQVESQAGKLVKQNELGQIVEQAGGVGLNANTSTEATRYFYSFPANKLELWMSLESERFLDPVIRREFYKEKDVILEERRMRVENSPIGLMVEKFIDTAYKVHPYRRPVIGYDEDIRNLTPEDVQNFFDTHYVPSNLAIAIVGDVKPAEVKKLAQTYFGRYQAKTKAVEQIPAEPPQQQTREVTLQLPSQPWYLEGYHRPAITHPDNAVYEIIGSLLSDGRTSRLYKSLVEKQRLALNAQGYSGFPGDKYPNLIFFYALTAPGHTVDELAVALRQEIDKLKTEPVEAADLERVKTQARAGLLRTLDSNMGMAQQLLEYEVKTGSWRNLFKQLDDIAAVKTADIQRVAKETFTAENRSIGKLLSKEA; this is encoded by the coding sequence TTGGATTCCTTAGATAAAGTATTTGTCAGATTGCGGCGGTTGTTTGTCACTTTGTTGGCTTTGATCGTCCTCTGGTGGGGATTACTGCCAGAAATTGCTCTGGCGCAAACTCAAACGGCACTTCTTCAAGCAGCCAAAACTCAAACCCCGCCGATTCAAAGTTCGATCCAACCTTATCTGGATCGAGTGATTAAGCAGTTAACGGAGTTTCGCCTCGACAATGGTTTAAAATTCATTGTCTTGGAACGACATCAAGCGCCCGTGGTTTCCTTTCTTACCTATGCTAATGTCGGTGGTGTGGATGAGTCAGATGGTAAAACTGGTGTTGCTCACTTTCTTGAGCATTTGGCATTCAAAGGGACAACGCGCATTGGCACACAAGACTACAAAGCAGAAAAACCTCTACTAGAGCGCTTGCAGCAGTTAGATACTCAAATTAAAACAGCGAAAGCTGAGGGCAAAAAAGATGAAGTTGCTCGGTTAGAAACTGAGTTTAAGCAAGTAGAATCACAAGCAGGTAAACTAGTCAAGCAAAACGAACTGGGGCAAATTGTGGAACAAGCGGGAGGCGTGGGTTTAAATGCCAATACTTCTACTGAAGCCACCCGTTATTTTTACAGTTTTCCTGCCAATAAGCTGGAACTTTGGATGTCGCTGGAATCGGAACGATTTCTCGATCCTGTAATTCGTCGTGAGTTTTATAAAGAGAAAGATGTAATTTTAGAAGAACGACGGATGCGGGTGGAGAATTCACCCATTGGACTGATGGTGGAAAAATTTATTGATACTGCTTACAAAGTCCATCCCTACAGGCGTCCAGTGATTGGTTATGACGAAGATATCCGCAATCTGACACCAGAAGATGTCCAGAATTTTTTTGATACTCACTATGTACCAAGTAATTTAGCGATCGCTATTGTCGGAGATGTTAAGCCGGCTGAGGTGAAAAAACTGGCGCAAACTTATTTTGGCCGCTATCAAGCAAAAACCAAAGCTGTTGAACAAATCCCGGCAGAACCGCCACAACAACAAACACGGGAAGTTACTTTACAGCTACCTTCTCAACCCTGGTATTTAGAAGGTTATCATCGTCCGGCAATTACCCATCCAGATAATGCAGTCTATGAAATCATTGGCAGTTTATTAAGTGATGGGCGCACGTCGCGGTTGTATAAGTCTTTGGTAGAAAAGCAGCGTTTGGCGCTAAATGCCCAAGGTTATAGTGGATTTCCTGGAGATAAGTACCCAAACCTGATATTTTTCTATGCTCTCACAGCTCCTGGTCATACAGTTGATGAGTTGGCGGTGGCTTTGCGTCAAGAAATTGACAAATTAAAAACTGAGCCTGTAGAAGCGGCTGATTTGGAACGCGTGAAAACCCAAGCACGGGCGGGTTTGTTACGTACCCTCGACTCAAATATGGGGATGGCTCAACAATTGTTGGAATATGAAGTGAAAACTGGCTCTTGGCGGAATTTATTTAAGCAGTTGGATGACATTGCAGCGGTAAAGACGGCTGATATTCAACGGGTGGCGAAGGAGACGTTTACGGCTGAAAATCGCTCGATTGGTAAGTTGTTGTCGAAAGAAGCTTAA
- a CDS encoding TetR/AcrR family transcriptional regulator, with protein MRIFKSSPPSETQTRTRILEAAQRLFAAQGFDGTTTRDLAQAAGVAEGTLFRHFPNKKAILVEVATSGWVEILTDLLTELSEMGSYKAVAQVMRRRMWNFQKNADLMRVCFMEVQFHPDLRDRIQLEVITKMTDVGEAFFQTAMDKGIYRQMDAKLVAKVFLGMFAIAGFSNNTLIEPDASPQQMQEMAEGLADIFLNGVLAKE; from the coding sequence ATGCGAATTTTTAAATCTTCCCCACCCTCAGAGACTCAGACGCGCACCCGGATTTTAGAGGCAGCACAACGATTGTTCGCCGCTCAGGGATTTGACGGCACTACCACCCGTGATTTAGCACAGGCGGCAGGTGTAGCTGAAGGCACTCTATTTCGTCATTTTCCCAATAAAAAGGCAATCTTGGTGGAAGTAGCTACGAGTGGCTGGGTAGAGATTCTTACTGATTTGCTGACAGAATTGAGTGAAATGGGCAGCTATAAAGCCGTAGCTCAAGTGATGCGTCGCCGAATGTGGAATTTCCAAAAAAATGCCGATTTAATGCGCGTTTGTTTTATGGAGGTGCAGTTTCACCCCGATTTGCGCGATCGCATCCAATTAGAAGTGATTACTAAAATGACTGATGTGGGCGAAGCGTTCTTTCAAACAGCGATGGACAAAGGCATTTATCGCCAAATGGATGCCAAGCTGGTTGCTAAAGTTTTCTTGGGAATGTTTGCGATCGCAGGTTTTTCTAACAACACCCTCATAGAACCTGACGCTTCCCCCCAACAAATGCAGGAAATGGCAGAAGGACTCGCTGATATCTTCCTTAATGGAGTCTTAGCCAAAGAGTGA
- a CDS encoding DUF4332 domain-containing protein produces MSAKNPNSRNLITSGNWPIEQLPGLSHEEQSQLQNCGITSTVALVKQGKTLEARLALANKLQIHLQYVNKWMALADLARIPSVGVQYCGLLLHAGIGSVAQLAQTPTHRLHQQIMRLQVATMQRRDLCPAIELVQQWSQQAKAIIS; encoded by the coding sequence ATGTCTGCTAAAAATCCAAATAGTCGAAACCTGATCACATCTGGTAACTGGCCAATCGAGCAATTACCTGGACTGAGCCACGAAGAACAATCCCAACTGCAAAATTGTGGGATTACTAGCACAGTAGCGCTAGTCAAACAAGGCAAGACTCTAGAGGCACGGCTGGCGTTAGCAAATAAACTACAGATTCATCTTCAGTATGTAAATAAATGGATGGCTTTAGCTGACTTGGCGCGTATTCCCAGTGTAGGCGTACAATATTGTGGTTTATTGCTCCATGCAGGTATTGGTTCTGTAGCACAGTTGGCTCAGACTCCGACTCACAGATTGCACCAACAAATTATGCGTTTGCAAGTAGCAACAATGCAACGACGAGATTTGTGTCCAGCGATTGAGCTAGTACAACAGTGGAGTCAGCAAGCCAAAGCAATCATTAGTTAG
- a CDS encoding Uma2 family endonuclease, which produces MLANAATYEVTWKKLPDDFVLDDEPVDNINQPALAAALTSSLELAGRLPVNALTMTNYGICATLNGQFVVKAPDWGYVPSIRVSRKEVNRSYTPKLQGDIPVIVMEFLSDTEGSEYSIKPTYPPGKWFYYEQILQVPNYAIFEPDGGVLEVYRLDDSGHYQLKSADVNNRYWIAEMNLFLGIWQGERENRTGYWLRWWDENGELLLWGSELAAKEQQQKNAVQERAEQERQRAEQLAAQLRALGVEPEV; this is translated from the coding sequence ATGCTAGCCAATGCAGCCACCTATGAAGTTACTTGGAAAAAATTACCTGATGATTTTGTTTTAGACGACGAGCCAGTGGATAACATTAATCAACCAGCCTTGGCTGCGGCTTTAACATCTAGTTTGGAACTAGCTGGGAGATTGCCAGTCAACGCCTTAACCATGACTAACTATGGTATTTGTGCCACCTTAAATGGTCAGTTTGTGGTCAAAGCACCAGATTGGGGATATGTGCCCTCAATTCGGGTGTCAAGAAAGGAGGTTAATCGCAGTTATACTCCTAAACTCCAGGGTGATATTCCTGTAATTGTGATGGAATTTCTCTCAGACACTGAAGGTAGTGAGTATTCTATTAAACCAACCTATCCTCCTGGAAAATGGTTTTATTATGAGCAGATTTTACAAGTACCAAACTATGCCATTTTTGAACCAGACGGCGGAGTTTTAGAAGTTTATCGGTTGGATGATTCAGGACATTATCAACTAAAATCCGCAGACGTAAATAACCGTTACTGGATTGCTGAAATGAACCTGTTTTTAGGTATCTGGCAGGGAGAACGAGAAAATCGCACAGGTTATTGGTTGCGTTGGTGGGATGAAAATGGAGAGTTATTGTTGTGGGGTTCGGAGTTAGCAGCAAAAGAACAGCAACAGAAAAATGCTGTTCAAGAGCGTGCAGAACAAGAACGCCAGCGTGCAGAGCAATTAGCAGCCCAGTTAAGAGCCTTGGGAGTCGAACCGGAAGTTTAA
- the uvrA gene encoding excinuclease ABC subunit UvrA, which yields MSDKQLAASLNGHLPYPSHNSQNTIRIRGARQHNLKNIDLELPRDRLIVFTGVSGSGKSSLAFDTIFAEGQRRYVESLSAYARQFLGQLDKPDVEAIEGLSPAISIDQKSTSHNPRSTVGTVTEIYDYLRLLFGRAGEPHCPICDRCIAPQTIDEMCDRIMELPDRTRFQILAPVVRGKKGTHRKLLSSLASQGFVRVRINGEIRELSDSIELDKNFTHTIEVVIDRLVKKAGIQERLVDSLSTCLKQSGGIAAILVSLLGDDGQEKEEELVFSENFACPEHGAVMEELSPRLFSFNSPYGACPHCHGIGTLRRFAPDLIIPDPEAPVYAAIAPWSEKDNSYYLELLYSVGQIYGFELQTNWSKLTGEQQQIVLYGDKDEQAVEAQRKQSFKGAIPILQRQYEGGSELVKQKLEQFLIDQPCEVCKGKRLKPEALAVKLGQYGILELTGVSIRDCRERIEQFKLSDRQLQIADLVLREIKARLQFLLDVGLDYLTLDRPAMTLSGGEAQRIRLATQIGSGLTGVLYVLDEPSIGLHQRDNGRLLKTLTKLRDLGNTLIVVEHDEETIRAANYIVDIGPGAGIHGGNIVAQGDFQALLAAEDSLTGAYLSGRRVITTPTERREGNGRSLGIQNAHRNNLRNIDVEIPLGKLVAITGVSGSGKSTLINELLYPSLQHHLTKKVPLPRHLEKIQGLNAIDKAIVIDQSPIGRTPRSNPATYTGIFDAIRDVFSQTVEAKARGYKPGQFSFNVKGGRCEACSGQGVNVIEMNFLPDVYVQCEICKGARYNRETLQVKYKDKSISDVLRMTVEESLDFFQNIPKAIARLQTLFDVGLGYVQLGQPATTLSGGEAQRVKLATELSRRATGKTLYLIDEPTTGLSFYDVHKLLDVLQRLVDKGNSILVIEHNLDVIRCSDWVIDLGPEGGDKGGELIAVGTPEEVAKNPRSYTGQYLKQVLKQYPAMKS from the coding sequence ATGTCAGACAAACAGCTAGCAGCATCCTTGAACGGACATCTTCCCTACCCCAGCCACAACAGCCAGAATACCATTCGGATTCGGGGTGCTAGGCAGCATAATCTGAAAAATATTGACTTGGAATTGCCACGCGATCGCCTGATTGTATTCACTGGCGTTTCAGGTTCAGGTAAGTCTTCCCTGGCGTTTGATACCATTTTCGCTGAAGGGCAACGTCGCTACGTGGAATCCCTCAGCGCCTACGCACGGCAATTTCTAGGACAACTCGATAAGCCGGATGTGGAAGCGATTGAAGGCTTAAGTCCAGCAATTTCCATTGACCAAAAGTCAACCTCTCATAACCCCCGTTCCACTGTGGGGACGGTGACGGAGATTTACGACTATTTGCGGCTGTTATTTGGTCGGGCTGGTGAACCCCATTGTCCCATATGCGATCGCTGTATTGCACCCCAGACAATCGATGAGATGTGCGATCGCATCATGGAATTACCAGATCGCACCCGCTTCCAAATTCTTGCACCCGTTGTCCGGGGAAAAAAAGGCACACACCGTAAGCTTTTGTCAAGTCTGGCATCCCAAGGTTTTGTCCGCGTGCGGATCAATGGCGAGATCCGCGAACTGTCAGATTCGATTGAATTAGATAAAAATTTTACCCACACCATCGAAGTGGTAATTGACCGCTTGGTGAAAAAGGCTGGTATTCAAGAGCGTTTGGTTGATTCCCTGTCTACGTGTCTTAAGCAATCGGGTGGTATTGCGGCGATTCTTGTGAGTTTACTTGGTGACGATGGACAAGAAAAAGAAGAAGAATTAGTATTTTCGGAAAACTTTGCTTGTCCAGAACATGGCGCGGTAATGGAGGAACTATCGCCGCGATTATTCTCCTTTAACTCACCTTATGGTGCTTGTCCGCACTGTCATGGAATCGGGACATTAAGAAGATTTGCGCCAGATTTGATCATACCTGACCCAGAAGCGCCAGTTTATGCGGCGATCGCACCTTGGTCAGAAAAAGATAATTCTTATTATCTGGAATTACTCTATAGCGTGGGACAGATTTATGGGTTTGAATTGCAGACAAATTGGAGCAAGCTGACAGGAGAACAACAGCAAATTGTTTTGTATGGAGACAAAGATGAACAAGCTGTAGAGGCACAGAGGAAGCAGAGTTTTAAAGGTGCTATTCCAATTTTGCAACGGCAGTATGAGGGTGGTTCGGAATTAGTTAAGCAAAAATTAGAGCAGTTTTTAATTGATCAGCCGTGTGAAGTTTGTAAGGGAAAACGGTTAAAACCGGAAGCCTTGGCGGTGAAGTTGGGACAATATGGAATTTTAGAATTGACTGGGGTATCAATTCGGGATTGTCGAGAGAGAATTGAGCAATTCAAGTTGAGCGATCGCCAGTTGCAAATTGCTGATTTAGTCCTGAGAGAAATCAAAGCTAGATTGCAATTTTTGTTGGATGTAGGTTTAGATTACCTCACCCTTGACCGTCCCGCCATGACCCTTTCTGGTGGCGAAGCCCAACGAATTCGTCTAGCAACGCAAATTGGTTCTGGTTTAACAGGAGTTCTCTACGTTTTAGATGAACCGAGTATTGGTTTGCATCAACGAGATAATGGCAGGTTGCTTAAAACCTTAACAAAATTGCGTGATTTAGGTAATACATTAATTGTTGTTGAACATGATGAAGAAACAATTCGTGCAGCTAACTACATAGTTGATATTGGCCCTGGTGCAGGAATTCACGGCGGAAATATTGTCGCCCAAGGTGATTTTCAGGCGTTATTAGCAGCAGAAGATTCCTTGACGGGTGCTTATTTATCAGGAAGACGGGTAATTACCACACCAACAGAACGTCGAGAAGGAAATGGGCGCAGTTTGGGAATTCAAAATGCCCATCGCAACAATTTAAGAAATATAGATGTTGAAATACCACTAGGTAAACTTGTCGCCATTACTGGTGTGTCTGGTTCTGGCAAATCTACCCTGATTAACGAATTACTGTATCCATCCCTGCAACATCATTTAACTAAGAAAGTTCCCTTACCGAGACATTTGGAGAAAATTCAGGGATTGAATGCGATTGATAAAGCGATCGTTATCGATCAATCTCCTATTGGACGCACACCACGTTCTAACCCTGCAACTTACACAGGAATTTTCGATGCCATTCGGGATGTATTTTCCCAAACAGTAGAAGCTAAAGCTAGGGGCTACAAACCTGGACAATTTTCCTTCAACGTTAAAGGTGGACGTTGCGAAGCTTGTAGCGGACAGGGTGTGAATGTTATTGAAATGAATTTTCTCCCAGATGTTTACGTGCAATGCGAAATTTGTAAAGGTGCAAGATACAACCGCGAAACTTTGCAAGTGAAATACAAAGATAAGTCTATTTCTGATGTTCTGAGAATGACAGTTGAAGAAAGTTTAGACTTTTTCCAAAATATTCCGAAAGCGATCGCCCGCTTGCAAACTTTATTTGATGTCGGGTTAGGTTATGTCCAATTAGGACAACCTGCGACTACCTTATCTGGTGGTGAAGCGCAACGGGTAAAATTGGCAACAGAACTATCTCGACGCGCCACAGGTAAGACACTTTATTTAATAGATGAACCGACAACAGGGTTATCTTTTTATGATGTCCACAAATTGTTAGATGTGTTGCAAAGATTGGTAGATAAAGGTAATTCAATATTAGTAATTGAACACAACTTAGATGTGATTCGTTGTTCTGATTGGGTGATAGATTTGGGGCCAGAAGGTGGCGACAAAGGTGGAGAATTGATTGCTGTGGGGACACCGGAGGAAGTTGCAAAAAATCCCAGGTCTTATACTGGGCAATATTTAAAGCAGGTTTTGAAACAGTATCCGGCGATGAAATCTTAG
- a CDS encoding DUF6883 domain-containing protein → MKLPNRECAIVEMDKIAGYCLNPEHPEGKDKARVFKSALDLNLNDAKELQAILLQAVANYDAIPGKRNSYGQKYIIDFPLNRSDKQAIIQSVWIVRNNEGFPRLVTCYVI, encoded by the coding sequence ATGAAACTTCCTAACCGTGAATGCGCTATCGTTGAAATGGATAAAATCGCGGGTTACTGTCTCAACCCAGAACATCCAGAGGGAAAAGACAAAGCTCGTGTATTTAAATCTGCACTAGACTTAAATTTAAATGATGCAAAAGAATTACAAGCTATCCTTTTACAAGCAGTAGCAAATTATGATGCTATCCCCGGTAAAAGAAATTCATACGGTCAAAAATATATTATTGATTTTCCCCTGAATCGTTCAGATAAACAAGCAATTATTCAAAGCGTTTGGATAGTGCGTAATAATGAAGGCTTCCCCCGCCTAGTCACCTGTTATGTAATCTAA
- a CDS encoding DUF4926 domain-containing protein — MKLLDVVALTEDLPELGLYRGQVGTIVEEYEPGVFEVEFSDLTGKAYAVETLNASNLMTLYHQPIGGKTLLV, encoded by the coding sequence ATGAAATTATTAGATGTGGTTGCCCTAACCGAAGACTTACCAGAATTGGGATTGTATCGCGGTCAAGTAGGAACGATTGTAGAAGAATATGAACCTGGAGTTTTTGAAGTAGAATTCAGCGACTTAACAGGAAAAGCTTATGCCGTAGAAACTTTAAATGCTAGCAACCTAATGACTTTATATCATCAACCAATTGGTGGGAAAACATTATTAGTTTAA
- a CDS encoding helix-turn-helix domain-containing protein — protein sequence MILTFNSDIYSQLLSQHQPRIIKTEEENDKFLETVEELLSCSHLTPEEDALLELLVKLIEDFEEKHYQLNVSTPRSRLKHLMEARSLEQADLVEILGSSEMFTKIIRPLAKVPDAWDK from the coding sequence ATGATTCTTACTTTTAACTCAGACATTTACAGCCAATTGCTGTCTCAACATCAACCTCGGATTATTAAGACAGAAGAGGAAAACGATAAGTTTTTAGAAACTGTTGAAGAACTGCTTTCTTGTTCCCATCTGACTCCTGAAGAAGATGCTTTGTTAGAATTATTGGTAAAACTGATTGAGGATTTTGAAGAAAAACACTATCAGCTTAATGTTTCAACACCTCGGTCAAGACTTAAGCATTTGATGGAAGCTAGGAGTTTGGAACAAGCTGATTTAGTAGAAATTCTTGGTTCGAGCGAGATGTTTACTAAAATCATTAGACCTCTTGCAAAAGTCCCAGATGCGTGGGACAAATAA
- a CDS encoding DUF2358 domain-containing protein: MEFKLPVERVIKTLKQDLPTLFQKNISYDIYTQDIYFKDPVNTFKYKFNYRIIFWTLRFHARLFFTQIYFDVHEVYQSGEDTILAKWTVRGVLRVPWKAGLLFNGYSTYKLNQDNLIYEHIDTWDRKPGEILKQFWQRGEMAN; the protein is encoded by the coding sequence ATGGAATTTAAATTGCCAGTGGAACGGGTAATTAAGACTCTAAAACAGGATTTACCAACACTTTTTCAAAAAAATATCTCCTATGACATCTATACACAGGATATCTATTTTAAAGACCCGGTAAATACATTCAAATACAAATTTAACTATCGCATTATATTTTGGACTTTGCGATTTCACGCTCGGCTATTTTTTACTCAAATTTACTTTGATGTGCATGAGGTTTATCAGTCAGGTGAAGACACGATTTTAGCTAAGTGGACGGTGCGGGGAGTGTTGCGCGTTCCTTGGAAAGCAGGTTTACTTTTTAATGGCTATTCAACTTATAAACTAAACCAAGATAATTTGATATACGAGCATATCGACACTTGGGATAGAAAGCCAGGGGAAATTTTAAAGCAGTTTTGGCAAAGGGGAGAGATGGCTAATTAG